The genomic stretch gtgaaatgtttccATCTTGTAAAACATCTTGTAAAGGGTATGACCTCGatgagtttttcttctttttgtaaaaatgcagtgtgaaaaagtatttttacagaaaaaaattacatttacatcatAGAAGGCACTGAATAATCTGGATTAagtctgatgatttttttttctaaattgttAGATTACATTGTAATGTCCATTTGTGTTTAAAAGCAAGATTAGAAAAATACTCACCCTGCCCAATGAATcaaactgtgttaaaaaaaaacaaaaaaaaacaccatcacatgattttcttttcatgatGATCTTTTTACAAACAAACCTGTGTCTACGTTCAGGTTCCTTTTGTTTACATGGGACTGAGCCATTAAAGGTTTTATCAAATTAACAGAATTTTTCAGACACATTAAACTACCATAGATGATAAACATGAAAGTTATATCTAAATTAGGtcaaataaagttaaattagGTCTTATTACAACAGTTATGAGTATGAATCTGTGGTGTCCATTATTTATTCTCAAAGAACTTGAGAACAAAGTCTCTTAAACTCTGTCTTCAAACACAAAGTGCTGCAGGTTTGACTCAACAATAAAAAGTGTGACCttttgtttcaaaacaaaatgaagtcGATTTGTTTGTAGAAACACTTCAAACTGTAATGCATGAATCCAAAATGTTGATAAATCAAATCTTTGTGCCTCATGCTTCCTTATAGTTGCTAAAGAAACTTCACAAACATTTAACTTCTTTAATTTCATTCTTGTTCCAGTTTGATCAAGTCTTTATATTAAATATCCCCAGTACAAAGATTTCAATCTGCAGAAGGGTTAATGTAGATTGGAATTAAATGTCTCTATATTGTTTGCTTTgctgtctctcctgctgtcagGGAGGAATGAGGTGAATGTGTTCACTCAGTCTGACACCAGTATTaatgtgacacagactgaggaggtggaggtggaggtgtccTCACTGAGCTCCGCCTCCTGCAgagataataaaaacactgcagctgctgcgtCTCAGCACTTTGATTCTTTTCCTCACCTCGACTAGTTTCACCTGTTTCTATGATGGGTGACTCATTCATCATAGCGATAGACTTTGGCACCACATACAGTGGATATTCCTTCAGTTTGACACCAAGAGGGAAAGATATTGATCCATATTTAAAGTGCTGGGGTAAAGAGTTTGGAAAAGAGACACCAAAGACTCCAACCTGCATCCTTTTTGATGAGCATGGAGAATTTATGAAGTTTGGTTATGAGGCTCAAATGGCTTATGTTAGAATGTGTGCTAAGGAAGCAAGGAAACACTTCTTCTTTGAAAACTTCAAGATGTCTCTCTATAACAGAGTGAGTAAAAATGATCTGATCATATCAATATTCATGTATAGATCATTACAAATGGTCTGGTTCAAAGTATAAGACAATTAAGTATCTTAATAACATAACTGTGATTGCATCTTGATAAATTAGCTGCAGACCAAAGTAACTTCAAATGATCTAACTTttcaccacacagacacagagagaactggaaaataaactgaactaGATAATTTCAGGAGAAATGTTGAATGTTCCTGCTGCTTGGTGTGTATCCAGGAAAATCAGCTGTCAACTGTACAAATGGCCTCAATGAGACTAATCATTAGCCAATCAGAGGGAGGTTAATCCGCTTCTGCCCAGAAACTGCTGAGTCATCACCAACTGCTGAGTAACTGGTTGCTATGATGACTGGGGCCCCCAAAGGTGATGGGCCCCaaagcagctgctgtctgcCCCAGGTGGACAGCAGCTCATAAGCCAAAACTTGCCAAGAAAAATACCCTCATAGCTTGAAGTCCTATCAACAAAATTTCTTGACTGTGAGCTCCACAAAGCTTCAGCAATGACACTGATGTATTATATGTGTACATACTGTTTACAGTTTAGGCtccatcacagttttaaaacatcCGCAATCTCTCTTTTTTAACAAGAACTTTagagctcagtttaacatggcagtcAGTGGGACTGTCCGGGGCTCGACATTATAAATGGTCCCCTGGCCGGGATGCATTCCGGATGCAGGTTCCACTGGCTCACTCCGGCCAGTTAAAATACTGACGTTAAAACAAACTAGAACAGaatttcatattattttctcttatttactgctgcaacatcaacattttataAGTGGCCACTGGATTATAACTGAAAGGCAGCCACGATCTGTCGGGAATGCTGCAGATTTATGCCGTCATAGTTTCTTAGAATATATGAACCACATGTTTTGATGTATGTTTTGCTGGGAGGTTCTCAAAGCTGCAGGAGCAGTAGCATGCCAACGCTTATACGTAAGAAGAATAAATGCGTCAGATTATAACATGTTCCTTCTGTGCTTTTCACATCAGGCACATGACAACTCAGAACTGTCTCCATGTTGCTTAactgttgttttagttttattcaaCCATGTATGTTTTGTATAACAAGTTTTAAGCTCCACACATGTATTCACTAATATTTTCTCTATCACCAACAGAAACTCAACCGGAATATGACAATTGAAGCTGCAAATGGAAAGTCAATGAACACCTTGAAGGTTTTCACTGAAGCTTTGCGTTACCTCACAAATGACGCACTGGAAAccatcacagcaaacacagaagGGAGGAAGTTTTCAGCTTCTGACTTCACCTGGGTGCTGACTGTACCTGCGATCTGGGATCCTTCAGCTAAACAGTTCATGAAAGAAGCTGCAACTCAGGTAACCACACTGAAAATATTAGAATCTGCAGTCGAGattttatttctcattaaaaaggactgatcattttttctttttatttccagGCTGGTATTGTGACcgacaaaacagaaaagaagttGGTCATTGCACTGGAACCGGAAGCAGCTTCAGTCTGGTGTAAGAGCCTACCAGCTCAAGGTTTCATAACAGAAAATCATGGAGGAGACAAACTAGACCGATCTCCAGGAACACAATACATTGTTGTCGACTGTGGAGGTACTGTATGTGGTACTGTTCAAAGTCATTCATATGTAATCTTTTATTAGAGCCAACACTGAGAATTCTGGGCTGATGACATATGGATCAAACAACAAAACCATAACCTTTGCTAAGACAGAGACTACAAACTTATTATAaaagtagtaatagtaatttAGTTGGcagcttttttgtctttgtgggCACCTACTGTATTTTGACATGATCATATCTATTTATAAAATATTTGGGCCAAGTCATGAACAAAGCCAAAAAACATAGCAGTTGCCACCTCATGTGTTTACAATAATCAGAACCAAAGTGCTCAAGTAATGTCTCTGTTGCCCTAAGAATACTGTCCATCTGTATGCATCCTGTGTGTAGCCTGCTGTTATACACAGTTACACATCAGTTTTAGGAACTGATGTTagaaagtaaatgaataaaaagtcGAAATCATGTAATCATGCAAGTACGGAAAAATAGAGCTACTCAGTAAGTATAGTAATAAGTTATCATTGGTAACAGAGTCTATACCTGTAAGACAGCATTAGTCAGATTTAATCAGGTCCTTTGTGTTGCAGGTGGAACTATTGACATAACTGTCCATGAAGTCCTGGATGGAGGAGCCCTGAAGGAGCTGCACAAGGCCTCTGGAAATGATCTGGGTGGACAAACTGTGGACAAGAAATTCAAAGAGTTCCTCAGAGAAATCTTCTGTCATGGTGTCTGGGATGAGTATGAAAGAAAGTATCCCAGTGAGGTTCAGGGAATGATGCATGAGTTCACAGTTTTCAAAAGAAATTATGACGATGTTCAGATCACTTGCTCATATAACCTGGGATCATTGGCTCagagaagacacagaaacatggaAAAGTTCTTTGAAACAGTGGAAGGTGCATCCTGGAGTCACGGGTCAGTCAAAATctcaaaagagaaaatgaggtCTTTCTTTGACGAGAGTCTAAATGGCATCACAGAGAGTCTCAGAGAAATCTTGAACAAAGACTTGAGTATTGAGTTCATCTTGTTAGTGGGAGGTTATGCTGAAAGTGAGATTCTGCgtcaacacatcatcagtaatTTTGGTTACTTTAAAGTTCTGTGTCCTTTTAGGGCTCAAGAAGCAATTGTGAAAGGAGCTGTGAGGTTAGGCAGAAACCCAGAGGTGGTGGCATCCCGGAAAAGTGCTTTTACTTACGGGATTAAAACCACTGAGAGGTTTGATGAGTCCAAGCACAGGGcagaaaagaaatacacaaacaaaaatggagTGTGGTGTAAGGACATTTTTAAGAAACTAGTGGAGATTGACGAGGATGTTGGTTGGAATGAATCCAGAGAGTACATCTTTCCCCCAGCAGACAAAGATCAGAAATGTATGGGGTTTGgtttttttcacacacaaagaaaaaatccCCTCTATGTGGATGAGTGGGGGGTGAAGAAAATTGGCTCTTTCCTCGTTGACATGCCTGACACAACACGTGGCATGGATCGTCAAGTCAAACTTGAAATTAAGTTTGGCTTCACAGAAATGACAGCGACTGCCACTGACATGGAAACAAGGTCAACAGTATCAATCAAGCTCGATTTCTTGGCTAAATCATAAGATGTttaagaaaacaagaaaaaaaatgtttgtagatgtttaagaaaacatcaaaactcCAGCTGTTACCTCAGCTCAGTCTCACATTGATGcatgtattgtattgtttacCATCTTTTTGTGACACATCACAACTTTcaaatgaatgtattttaaaCAGAAACGTATTTTCTGAATGGAGTTATGTTCATTCATCAACAGCAGAATCACAAGGGGGTGGTTGGGGTGTGTGGAAGATGAACAAAGCGATTGACTGTCAAACCCAGAGTCCCATCTGTGGTTCAGACTAAATCTCTGGTTTAggttcagtgtaaataaacaggCTGTGTCTGAAGTCACCGGCAAGTAAAAACTTAAGGTCTGGGCTGGGGAATCAGaatattgtcattgtacagcaaaagtttatttgtttattatataattTAAATATACAGCTATACACTATAACATATCTACAACATAGACATAAGAAGTATGGCACAGAGAAGAATTTATTGCACATTTATTGGAGTATTTCACAGAGGTTGAGTGCAGATTATCAGGTTTTGGCAGCATTTAGTGTGATAATGGCCCTAGGGTAGAAGCCTGTTGGTTTTTGACCGGTGGTCCTGAAGCACTTTCCACAGGACAACAGAACAGAGGGTGTCCCAGGGGGGACGAGTCCCTGAGGATGTTTTGACATTAAAATTAAtcttgtttgacatttttatcagtttctcAATTTAATTCCCTGAAATCACATATGACaagggaaaaataataataataataaatggtcCTAATAATAGGCTGACTcactgttttcagttgtttatAATTCTCGTTTTGTTCAGCATGATGACGGCAAAATGAACAGGGCAAACCAACCAacttaggaaaaaaaagcaatgaTTTTACTTGATATCCAAGCCTTGTACTACAGTACATCAAACTGTTGTATGTTTCTTAGAGGAAGATGATAACAGTATACCATTgtcagctgattcacaaaaccagagggatccttgtctagttttggaaactgcacaaccacTGCACACAGTCCAAGTCCATGATATAAACACTTGTAgagctgggttttttttcccaatttcTCCAAATGATCTAAATGACCAATAACTCTACTTTCAGTCCAGActtcttcacacacagaaaaaggagaagaagaaaagccttgccttcttatatgttgaccttgttctctgtagtgttaagaCGTCCGAGCTCACTCCTGGTCGTGATTGccaaattcagaaaaaaaggtttgatCCAaatgttgttcattctgtgAGGACATGCACGAACTTAAGACCTCACCAGAACAAACACTGTATCTGAGGTTTACATTGTTCATTAATGACCATAGTTTGTGTTTAATCACCAGGTGAGTTGTGCAAAGTTGGCAAGCCACTTTGCAGAGACGCTTGTAGACAGTGGAGCCAGGAGGTCAAGGCAGTGTGCAGGTCTTGGTGAGCTCAGGTCAGTGCAAAGCACTCCTGGCTTCGGACATCTgattcaaacaaagacaaagttCATATAAAGCAAGCAATGAAGTGAATAAGATATCTGAGAGAATACAACTGAAGACATCATCATGGAGGGTTGGTACAGCCTggccttcctcttctttctatCGAAGACAACAACTCAGGGTCACGGCATCCCACATTGACTTTTCTGGAGCCACAGAAAACTGATGGACCTACTGCAACCTCCCTTACTGTATTCTGGCATCCTGCAACTATTCATCCAAAAAGTACAATGAgatgtcttctttttcttgtaatTTATCAAATCTACTAACAATACCTTTAAGTTCTTTGAGTGGAATAACCCAAGACGGTCCAATTGTGGCCACAATTGATGGTATAAATTTGTGTTGACAAGACTGTCAGCTCAACAAGGGTGTGAGtacctcatcttttttttctgcattagaGATTTGATGTTGGGGCTTTCCTGACAATACTGGAGAAAACTCACTCATGTCCACTTCCTGGGTCATCCTGGGCCAAAACTGAGCCTCCTTGTCTGTCTGAGCCTGAGATTGGCCAGAAACAATGCCAAGGCCCATAAAGAGTGAAGCATCATCAAAGATAACTTCTCTTAAGACTCATCCATTGTTATCACCTGGAGAGTACTGTTACTTCAAACACTCCAGCTGCCAAATACTTAAGATTACAAGTTGGCTGGTTTTACATGTGAACTTTGATGTTAACTACATCCTGAATCTAAGTGCACCATCTACAGAGTAGTTAGTAAGACAATGAAAAGGCTCAGTCCATCCAAGTTTGCGGATAAAAACCTTGTACTCTACTCTATAGTATTTCATCTTTTGTTTGACTATTGAATTTGCACCTCAACACATCTGTCTGCAGGCCCAGAACTAGAGCTGGCAACCTGCTAAGATGAGTAAGCAGGACTTGATACATCTGAAGTATATGTTGGACAGATGGACAGTTGGATGGCATCTGAAACTCGCTCCCCTGTCACCTTTCCTACATCAGCAAACATGTATCTGTGTTACCCATCATCTATAACTTTCCAGAATTGATGATCTGACtgacacacttcacacacaatGGGCCAGCATGGAGAATCATTCAGGACAAAGCCTCATCCAGTGTGCTGGTTTGTTACACAGGATTTGGCTGTCACCTGGTTATCTAGACAAAATTCATCCTCAGCTCCTGATTGTGTAGCTTCCCTGaagttcctctctctgcattaaCCCTTGTTTAGCTGCACACCAAACTATCCCACTGCATTTTCCCCaagcttcattttctttcatgtaactaacattcagctgctgctgtcgtCACATCTGCAAAGGGAGCTGCTTCCTAATCCAGcactgtttttacacatttggTAAGATGTGGCTGTAGACTACTGACAAAGCAGACAACTTGAAATGTTTGACCCTGATTCATCCAACTGCTTAAGACTCACACCATCTACAAGcgttaatgttaacattaactGAGTCTTATATTGCCCTTAGACAGTTACCATGAGTATTGTTCTAATTACCTTGATCTGGGATAGCTACAGTTTACTCTACATCACCAAATATGTCCGTAACATATGGCAATATTCAATTGTTGAGTAACATAACAGCATATTATGGTCAGCTGATTCAAAAAACCAGAGGGATCCTCATCTGATTTTGGAAACTGTgcaaccacagcacacaactCCGTACAgtcccatgtttttttttcaaattcctTCAATACCTCTAACTTTTCTATTGACTGTGCAGCTTTAAGACAGAACCAGCAACAAGGATTGATCTACTTAAAGCACAGACgtcttcacacacagagaagacggggaaggagaaaagccttgtCTTCTTATATGATGCGAGTCAACTCTATTGACCTTGTCCTCTGTAGCATTAAGACGTCCGAGTTCATTCCTGGTTTTGAAAATTGAAACTTTGCTCCAGATGTTCCTGATCCCGTCAAGACATCTGCACACAGAAAATTAAGATCGGACTCTGGTATTGCCACTTTAGGGTCTCTCAGAACTAGTTCTGAAGATGTGCTGTCCATTCATTCATATCAGAAATCAAGTCTCCTGTAAATCTCACCCCCCATTAATGACGTCTCATCTAATACAAGTATTCTCCCTGCAGCTTCTGACTCAAATTTCAAGTAAAGTTTACAAGCTCTAATTCTATCTTTTGTATCTATTCAGCACAACGCCTGTTAAACTTAACTTCTCTTGAATTCAGCCCACAGTATAATGTTTCTACTTGAAGGATGTTGATAGCCGGTAACACACTAggaaaaaaattgtaaaatatgGTGACAACTTGACTCATCAGTTTGGTTTTCTTAGCAATCATTGCTGTTAACCTCATCACAAGTAGATCGAAAACTAAGTAAATATACCCAAATCTGGTGTCCAGTGACTTCTTCAGAATCTGTCAGAGGTAACCAAGTTGTCTCGTTCTGCCACGTTTACTCCTTCACAGAGAAGCCCAACGAACTACTGCCCTGTTACCTGTCGACCAAGCAATCAACTGCTCCATGTACTTATGAAACTGCCCAAAATACTCTGTGTCagttgctgctgcagtggatCTCGTCAGCAATCGATGCTACCGTAGCGTAGTAGTAGATGCTACCATAGGCTGGGTTAaaattcccctgctgggaggcctccTTTTGttaaatcaaaaaatgtaaaaatgccaatacagattttaaatgcattCATGATACATTATCCATGGGCTGAATAACCACTTGAGAAAAAAGGTAAGTCCAAATCAGTTAACCAATCAATCCCATTCATGAAATATGGTGATGTTAAAAGAAggataaatattcaaaatatcaCCAAAATGCTCCTTATATCAATTTGGAATCTCAGATCAAATATAACGCTAACAAGGAGAAAAGGTGGAATATTATTCAACACCAACTACGCTGTATCACAGCAAGCAAGCCTTCAGATTAAAAGTACGATTGTAAGTAGCTACGAATGCTTACTAAAGAGTTGGACATTTTCTAACTTTCAAAATACAAGTTGAGCAAAGAGAACTAAATATGCAATATCTGACCAATCTCAGAAAGACAACAATCATAGAAACCACAAACTATCAAAATGCCTCTCTTTTCACACTGATAGGCTGAATATGCGATCTTGAAATTTAGGTGGTACATAGTGCTAAAGCCCTCATCAtggagacaaacaaagacagaaaaaacaaagacagaaaaaaacaacagagacaaagacaaagttaGACAAAAgcaaggacagacagagacaaaagcagACACTCACTTTTGTTTGAAGATCTTCAGTCATCCCGGTCCTGGTATTTCTAACTGCTATATGAAGGCAAATgaacagaactgaagaagcctttcagatgtAAGGTTTTTAAGAACCTCAAACATGTCCAGCTGCCTTTGTACAGCAGTTAGACAAAAAGACATACTTACCTTTTGTagatatgacaagaaaaagttGTTGCTGATCCAAGCGGATtggacagagatgaaaacagtCATGGCAGAGGACATGTTCGTTCACTAAATTAATTCCTTCTATACATGGACGTTTCTGTCCTGTATCATGAGTTCAACTGAATATAAGTGTTACAAAGTCTTTCAGTGTATTTGATAGAATTGTTGGTATTTTCATATCATTGTCTACTTAATGCCCTTCATCTGCCcatgttgattttctgaacTACTTTGGTTACAGGTTTCTGATTCGTCAGTCAGTTGGTCAGTCCAGGAGAGTCAGTTCAATAAAGGTAATCTGAAAGTCAATCCAATCAAGCTAATTCAAAAGTTGGTCACAGAAAGACTAAGACaattacagacagacaaaaacacaaagacagacaaaaaggcacacagagagacaaagtcaAACAGTCCTATAAAGCTAATCTGAACATCAGTCGGTCAGACacaaataacaaagacagacacacagtgtcagcatcagtgtgtgtgcataataATTCTTGTGGATGACGGGTGcgcagaaataaataaatagacaaaaacaaacaaacagaggcaaaCAGGTGCTGCCGCAAGTGACGACACGGCGGCCATCGAAAAGATGGACAaatgagataaagagagagatgagtggAGGCTTTGTTCCTGCACAGCAGCAAAGACAACTGAAtcctctgtcctcagtgaaCATCAAACCTGTCTGATCCTTCACAAAGCCCTGAAAAAGTCTCTTCAGACTCTGAACCACATCAGTCCAGCTGTGACCCAACATCTTGCTCTTCCACATCACTAACTCAGCAGTTCCA from Lates calcarifer isolate ASB-BC8 unplaced genomic scaffold, TLL_Latcal_v3 _unitig_2135_quiver_1070, whole genome shotgun sequence encodes the following:
- the LOC108892244 gene encoding heat shock 70 kDa protein 12A-like produces the protein MMGDSFIIAIDFGTTYSGYSFSLTPRGKDIDPYLKCWGKEFGKETPKTPTCILFDEHGEFMKFGYEAQMAYVRMCAKEARKHFFFENFKMSLYNRKLNRNMTIEAANGKSMNTLKVFTEALRYLTNDALETITANTEGRKFSASDFTWVLTVPAIWDPSAKQFMKEAATQAGIVTDKTEKKLVIALEPEAASVWCKSLPAQGFITENHGGDKLDRSPGTQYIVVDCGGGTIDITVHEVLDGGALKELHKASGNDLGGQTVDKKFKEFLREIFCHGVWDEYERKYPSEVQGMMHEFTVFKRNYDDVQITCSYNLGSLAQRRHRNMEKFFETVEGASWSHGSVKISKEKMRSFFDESLNGITESLREILNKDLSIEFILLVGGYAESEILRQHIISNFGYFKVLCPFRAQEAIVKGAVRLGRNPEVVASRKSAFTYGIKTTERFDESKHRAEKKYTNKNGVWCKDIFKKLVEIDEDVGWNESREYIFPPADKDQKCMGFGFFHTQRKNPLYVDEWGVKKIGSFLVDMPDTTRGMDRQVKLEIKFGFTEMTATATDMETRSTVSIKLDFLAKS